In Entelurus aequoreus isolate RoL-2023_Sb linkage group LG02, RoL_Eaeq_v1.1, whole genome shotgun sequence, one genomic interval encodes:
- the LOC133641861 gene encoding paraneoplastic antigen Ma3 homolog, with the protein MVVEHIVKSSDMSSTHHARLRPFSGKTPCPSLEVDYDTWRSNVEFYFSDSTIPDKQVVRRIVESLLPPAVNVVKHLGPQSSPRDYLHALDSAYGTVDDADELFAAFLTTDAEPGEKASAYLHRLQSILSKVVKRNGIPASDADRQLLKQFCRGCFNNSLITHLQLSQLQKDAPPSFSELLLLVRTEEDKQAARSRRMKQHVGFHKAKVQSNNVNVYKSDTDERDVAAVAVKYNHNESTKKIQKQLAQLQAQLANLKASMDESSTKATSKGAKQKKPKEREPKTEAVLRGKKRPRAWYCFNCGEDGHIAPACPNEPNPEVVEAKRQELKEKQKLWDEQSKQDL; encoded by the coding sequence ATGGTCGTGGAGCATATTGTAAAGAGCAGTGACATGTCGTCAACACACCATGCCAGGTTGAGGCCTTTCTCTGGGAAAACTCCCTGCCCCAGCCTGGAAGTCGATTATGACACTTGGCGTAGTAATGTCGAGTTCTACTTCAGCGATTCCACAATCCCTGACAAGCAAGTGGTCAGAAGGATTGTAGAAAGTCTCCTTCCTCCAGCTGTAAATGTTGTAAAGCATCTTGGGCCCCAGTCGAGCCCACGTGACTATTTGCATGCTCTTGACTCAGCCTACGGTACTGTGGATGATGCTGATGAGCTCTTTGCAGCATTCCTTACCACCGACGCAGAGCCGGGTGAAAAGGCTTCTGCTTATTTACATCGTCTACAGTCAATACTGAGCAAAGTAGTCAAGAGGAATGGCATTCCTGCCAGCGACGCAGACCGGCAACTGCTGAAACAGTTCTGCAGGGGATGTTTCAACAATAGTTTAATCACACATCTTCAGCTGTCCCAACTGCAGAAGGATGCCCCACCCTCATTCTCCGAGTTGTTGCTCTTAGTGAGGACGGAGGAAGACAAGCAGGCTGCCAGATCTCGTCGTATGAAGCAACATGTTGGATTTCACAAAGCTAAAGTGCAGTCTAATAATGTGAACGTGTACAAATCTGATACAGATGAGAGGGACGTAGCAGCCGTTGCTGTAAAGTACAACCATAATGAGAGtacaaagaaaatacaaaaacaacttGCACAACTTCAAGCCCAGTTGGCAAACCTGAAAGCGTCCATGGATGAATCTTCCACAAAGGCTACCTCCAAGGGAGCTAAGCAAAAGAAACCCAAGGAAAGAGAGCCTAAGACTGAGGCTGTCCTAAGAGGCAAAAAGAGACCACGAGCGTGGTATTGCTTTAACTGTGGCGAAGATGGACATATagcgccagcttgtcccaacgagCCCAACCCGGAGGTTGTTGAGGCTAAACGCCAAGAACTCAAAGAGAAACAAAAGCTGTGGGACGAACAAAGCAAACAGGATTTATAA